A genomic segment from Ochotona princeps isolate mOchPri1 chromosome 11, mOchPri1.hap1, whole genome shotgun sequence encodes:
- the BAG4 gene encoding BAG family molecular chaperone regulator 4, with amino-acid sequence MSALRRPGCGPSDGPSYGRYYGPGGGDVPVHAAPPPLYPPVRPEPPQPPVSWRGRGGGPGETPWPGEGGGGDGYYSTAGGWPDSGRPGGSHQEQPQYPSYNSNYWNSAARPRAPYPSTYPVRPELQGQNLNSYTNGAYGPPYPPGPAANTASYAGAYYSPGYTQASYSTELPSTYRSPGSSPTPVSRWMYPQQDCPTEAATLRGQVPGYPASQNPGMTLPHYAYGDGNRSVPQSLPSVRPQEDAWASPGAYGMGARHPWPSSAVPTAPPGHLYMTENASPWPSSGSPQPAPSPPQQPKDSSYPYSQSDHGVNRHSFPCSAHHQYDSSRTVNSDNSDLLDSQVQYSAEPQMYGGATQEPLSNQDQGQKLPEGSLSSDEDTPPSIKKIIHVLEKVQYLEQEVEEFVGKKTDKAYWLLEEMLTRELLELDSVETGGQDSIRQARKEAVCKIQAILEKLEKKGL; translated from the exons ATGTCGGCCCTGAGGCGCCCGGGCTGCGGCCCCAGTGACGGGCCGTCCTATGGCCGCTACTATGGGCCCGGGGGCGGCGACGTGCCGGTGCACGCGGCCCCTCCGCCCTTGTATCCTCCGGTGCGGCCCGAGCCGCCTCAGCCTCCCGTTTCCTGGCGGGGGCGCGGGGGCGGCCCTGGGGAGACCCCCTGGCCTGGGGAAGGCGGAGGAGGCGATGGCTACTACTCCACGGCGGGCGGCTGGCCGGACTCGGGGCGGCCCGGAGGAAGCCACCAG gAGCAGCCACAGTATCCTAGCTACAACTCAAACTATTGGAATTCTGCTGCACGCCCCAGGGCTCCTTACCCAAGTACATATCCTGTAAGACCAGAATTGCAAGGCCAG aatttgaattcttaCACAAATGGAGCATATGGTCCACCGTACCCTCCTGGGCCTGCGGCAAATACGGCCTCCTATGCTGGGGCTTATTACAGCCCCGGCTACACCCAGGCCAGCTACTCCACAGAGCTTCCAAGCACTTACCGGTCACCTGGCAGCAGCCCGACCCCTGTCTCGCGGTGGATGTATCCCCAGCAGGACTGTCCCACGGAAGCAGCCACTCTGAGGGGGCAGGTTCCCGGGTACCCTGCTTCTCAG AACCCCGGAATGACTCTGCCCCACTATGCTTATGGGGACGGTAATCGTAGTGTTCCACAGTCGCTCCCGAGCGTCCGGCCACAGGAGGATGCCTGGGCCTCTCCGGGGGCTTACGGCATGGGTGCCCGTCACCCCTGGCCTTCTTCGGCTGTGCCCACAGCACCACCTGGGCATCTCTACATGACTGAAAATGCTTCCCCATGGCCTAGCAGTGGCTCTCCTCAGCCAGCTCCTTCTCCACCCCAGCAGCCCAAG GATTCCTCTTACCCCTACAGCCAGTCAGATCACGGCGTGAACCGGCACAGCTTTCCTTGCAGCGCCCATCATCAGTACGACTCCTCCAGGACAGTGAACAGTGACAATTCAGACCTTTTGGATTCCCAAGTCCAATATAGTGCCGAGCCTCAGATGTATGGCGGTGCCACCCAGGAACCTCTCAGCAATCAAGATCAAGGTCAGAAACTGCCTGAAGGGTCTTTATCTTCAGATGAAGATACTCCCCCGAGTATCAAAAAAATCATCCATGTGCTGGAGAAAGTCCAGTATCTTGAGCAAGAAGTCGAAGAGTTTGTTGGAAAAAAGACAGACAAAGCGTACTGGCTTCTGGAAGAAATGTTGACCAGGGAACTTTTGGAACTGGATTCAGTTGAGACTGGGGGCCAGGACTCCATTCGGCAGGCCAGGAAAGAAGCTGTCTGTAAGATCCAGGCCATACTGGAAAAATTGGAGAAGAAAGGATTATGA
- the LSM1 gene encoding U6 snRNA-associated Sm-like protein LSm1 isoform X2 gives MAATAPKPFPPPTAGPARRSPRAELRGRVGRQQPIAGRPRPSAAAPLGDPASSWEGRAREAGSGWEWNGGVSGVPGATGSRCGAAAAAGPVRAVCVPVRPRRRLRCEEGGAALPLSLPSPPKMNYMPGTASLIEDIDRLGKGE, from the coding sequence ATGGCCGCCACTGCCCCGAAGCCCTTCCCGCCCCCCACGGCCGGCCCAGCGCGCAGGAGCCCGCGGGCGGAGCTGAGGGGGCGTGTCGGGCGGCAGCAGCCAATCGCAGGCCGGCCCCGCCCCTCGGCGGCGGCACCGCTTGGTGATCCCGCctcttcctgggaaggcagggcgCGTGAGGCCGGAAGCGGGTGGGAGTGGAATGGAGGCGTTTCCGGCGTGCCCGGCGCGACTGGCAGCCGGtgcggagctgctgctgctgccggccCGGTTCGGGCTGTGTGCGTCCCGGTCCGACCGAGACGGCGACTGCGGTGTGAGGAAGGAGGTGCTGCGCTGCCGCTGTCGCTGCCGTCGCCGCCCAAGATGAACTACATGCCCGGCACCGCCAGCCTCATTGAGGACATCGACA